A segment of the Williamwhitmania taraxaci genome:
CTATCTTCTTTGCGGCCATATCCCTGATTTAAGTTTCAGCGATAAGATAGAAATCATTCCTTTCAAGAGCCTAAATGCACCTAAAAAAGTGGCACAACTTCGACCGAAACGCCTGGCACAACTTGAACCGAAATGGGTGGCACAACTTCGACCGTTTTATCTACTTTATACTTTCGAAAGAATTAAGAAATGGAGACATCATATTCCAAACATCAAAATCGAGACAAAGCAAAGCGATACAACTTGCGACAGGCTCGAAATATAGCCATATGGGAATCGTTTATAATGAAAATGGGAAATTATATGTTTACGAAGCTGTTCAACCTGTAAAACTGACTCCTTTTGAAGAATGGGTTAATCGTGGTGAGAGAAGACATTTTGTAGTAAAAAGGTTAAAGGATGCTGAAAGTGTTCTAGATTCAGAGACATTAAGAAAGATGAAGAAAGTTGGAGAGAAATACAATGGGAAAAACTATGATATATATTTTGAATGGTCAGATGAGAAAATTTATTGTTCCGAACTCGTTTGGAAAATATATAAGGAAACAACAGGTATTGAAATTGGAAAATTACAACATCTATCGGATTTTAATTTAAGTAATGAAGTCGTGAGGAAAATAATGAAAGAAAGGTATGGAGAGAAAATTCCACTCGATGAAAATGTTATTTCCCCTGTTTCTATGTTTGAATCGGACAAACTGACAACTATAATTGATAAATAAAAAACATGTGGTAACCGACCTGCCCCCCAGCTTAGCCCACACGAAAAAGTAACTTCTCCCCTCGCTCCCAACAATTAAAAAAGGTTTGCGCCGATTATAGGGCGCGATATATGCCTACAATTATTCGCTACCAACGGTTGCATTCTACTGCCAGAATAATTAATACAGCATTGCCCATAAAAAATAATAGCACAGCCTATTGCTTCGTATAATAAAATATCCATAACTTTCATGTGGCTATTCAATTACTACACCAATGAAAGTTGGAATACACAAGGCGAGGCAGTGTTTTGGTGCTATTTCCGGTAGACTCTCGCACTCTTTTTCGCTTCCCACTCCAGCCATTTACCTGCCCTAACACCCCTTGCATCGGAAACAACACCACCTCTGCCGGTGGTTCACCGCCAACCTATTTTTAGCTGCCGAGCATGCTCGGTATCCTGAAACAAATTCATTTTGCCGTACCGAGCATGCTCGGTACCATAAAATGATTTCACTTTGCCGTACCGAGCATGCTCGGTACCATAAAATGATTTCACTTTGCCGTACCGAGCATGCTCGGTACCATAAAACGATTTCATTTTGCCGTACCGAGCATGCTCGGTACCATAAAACGATTTCACTTTGCCGTACCGAGCATGCTCGGTACCATGAAATGAATTCATTTTGCCCTGCCGAGCATGCTCGGTACATCCACTACAGCTTTACACGCGCTTTCCGAATCACCTATCACCGCATTTTGTTGCCAAACGAGGCTAGTCAGGAGCACATAGCAAAGTTGGAATATGCATATAATAGTAACTTAAAAATGTAAGAAAATGCCAAACTTATCCCATTTACCAAACTCCGCCATAGGCACAGCAAGCGAGCGCATCGAGGAGCGCATCGAGGAGCGCATTCAAAAAGTACTCCGCAACTCGCGCCACAACAGCCGCCCTAAGCCCGACGAGGAAAAGTAACTCCTCCCACCGCTCCCCGCAAATCCTGACTTGCGGGGAGTTTATTTTGCAGAATATATTCCCGCCGGAGCAGTGGAAGGATGAGAAAGGTAAAATTACTGGATGATGATATGAGAAAAAATATTCTACCTTTGAAATACAAACCCAAACAAAACTTGGCTTAGCACGCCAAAATGGTACGCTAAACCAAACAAAGGTTGGGTAATAAACGAGTAAGCGGTAATTATATGATGAAATTTCCTAAACTAAATATTGATACCATCTTCGACGTTTACGACAAAGATGAACTGCTCCTCAAGTTGAGAGAACTAAAGTTCTTTTGTTTTTTAAGGGGTAGACTAAATTGCTATGTAACTGATGGAGATGAAATAGTAACCCACATATCGTTTCTTGATAAATTAGATCTAATTCAAAAGTTAGAATTATTGGGCGTTAAAATTATCTGGCTGAGCACTAGTGATCAAATTTCCTATGGTAAACCATGGCCAGAAAACTTAAATTACCCGACTCCTAGTCATTTATTTCCTGACATTGCAGAACCTAGTAAACAAATAATATTTGATGAAGAGGTTCTTATTTACATTTCCGACAATTATTTTTCCATTTACATATCCAATTCTGATAGGGAGAATTGGTGGAAGGTAAACTACAATCAAATAGCCACTGCAAAGAAATTAGAAGTGAAGCGAATAGAGTTAGAATTACATAAACATGTAACCCTTGATGGACAAAAAGAATACGGTAGATATATCAATAGGTATCATTACCCTGGAATATTTGAATAAAAGGATGACAGATGAATAAATAACTACCGCTAATAAATAGGACTTTAAGCGGTACGAAGTGCCCAGCGAGAACCCCAAAGGGCTCATAAGCGAAGCGAATAACGCCCGATTGAGCTACATCCCAGGTTCAATGGATTCTTTATTAAAGGGGTTTTAAAACTAACAGCAACCATTATGTTTACAAAAGCAATAGTTCGAAAGCCTTGTGCTGAAATGATTAATGGTATTACTACCGCCAACTTAGGGAAACCCAATTTTGAGATTGCTCAAAATCAGCACGCTTTATACATAGAAGCGTTACGTTCCTGTGGTCTTAAAGTAAGCGTTTTGGAAGCCGATTCGAGGTTTCCCGATTCAACGTTTATAGAAGACTCGGCTGTTTGCACACCTCATTGTGGAGTAGTAACTAACCCGGGGAATCTGGCTCGAAGAGGCGAACGCGATGCAATGTTCAATGTCTTAGCAGAGTTTTACCCCAACGTGCATGAGATTGTCTCACCCGGAACGTTAGATGCCGGAGATGTAATGATGGTGGGCTCAAATTACTACATTGGGCTTTCGGAACGAACCAACGAACATGGCGCAAACCAGCTGATCCAGATTTTAAGGAGCTACAACTTGAATGGCATTCCTGTAAAAATGGATAAGATGCTCCATCTGAAAACAGGCCTTTCGTATCTCGAGAACAACAACCTACTAATTACGCATCAATTTATTAA
Coding sequences within it:
- a CDS encoding YiiX family permuted papain-like enzyme, whose translation is MHLKKWHNFDRNAWHNLNRNGWHNFDRFIYFILSKELRNGDIIFQTSKSRQSKAIQLATGSKYSHMGIVYNENGKLYVYEAVQPVKLTPFEEWVNRGERRHFVVKRLKDAESVLDSETLRKMKKVGEKYNGKNYDIYFEWSDEKIYCSELVWKIYKETTGIEIGKLQHLSDFNLSNEVVRKIMKERYGEKIPLDENVISPVSMFESDKLTTIIDK
- a CDS encoding dimethylarginine dimethylaminohydrolase family protein; its protein translation is MFTKAIVRKPCAEMINGITTANLGKPNFEIAQNQHALYIEALRSCGLKVSVLEADSRFPDSTFIEDSAVCTPHCGVVTNPGNLARRGERDAMFNVLAEFYPNVHEIVSPGTLDAGDVMMVGSNYYIGLSERTNEHGANQLIQILRSYNLNGIPVKMDKMLHLKTGLSYLENNNLLITHQFINDPTFDQFNKIVIEPEDAYSANSLWVNGTVLVPKGYPRTLEKIKNLGYTTIEVDTFEFRKLDGGLSCLSLRF